A window of the Acidobacteriota bacterium genome harbors these coding sequences:
- a CDS encoding LD-carboxypeptidase, with the protein MTPNQIIKPAALKPGDLVSVVAPASNLKGDYLAGGVAELERLGFRVTHRPDILEKARYTAGSDERRAEELMEAFADPAVKAVWAARGGYGVMRLLPLLDENVLRANPKIFIGYSDMTALHLYLYGRFGWVSFHGPMAAKDLAQVSESGAEHYDHETLLAAVAQPKPMGAINSTKTEMLHRGSGKTASGRLLGGCLSLIAAMMGTPDELDTRGAILFLEDTGTRPYAIDRMLQQLRLAGKFDEVQGIIFGEMTDCVQHAEQGYSIQDVLAECTADLGIPVMFGLPSGHSPIGNLTLPLGVMATLDAERGALSVNEAAVR; encoded by the coding sequence ATGACTCCAAATCAAATCATCAAACCGGCTGCGCTCAAACCCGGCGATCTGGTTTCCGTTGTGGCTCCGGCCAGCAATTTGAAAGGCGATTATCTGGCGGGCGGCGTGGCGGAGTTGGAACGCCTGGGCTTTCGCGTCACACACCGCCCGGACATTTTGGAAAAAGCGCGTTACACCGCCGGAAGCGATGAGCGCCGCGCCGAAGAACTGATGGAAGCGTTTGCCGACCCAGCGGTCAAGGCCGTCTGGGCTGCGCGCGGAGGCTACGGCGTAATGCGGTTGTTGCCGCTGCTGGATGAAAATGTCCTGCGCGCCAATCCAAAGATATTCATCGGCTACAGCGATATGACGGCGCTGCATTTGTATCTGTACGGGCGATTCGGCTGGGTGAGTTTTCACGGCCCGATGGCGGCGAAAGATTTGGCCCAAGTCTCTGAAAGCGGCGCAGAGCATTACGACCACGAAACCTTGCTGGCGGCGGTTGCTCAACCAAAACCGATGGGCGCAATCAACTCCACAAAAACAGAGATGCTGCATCGCGGTTCGGGCAAAACGGCCAGCGGGCGATTGCTTGGCGGATGTTTATCGCTGATTGCGGCAATGATGGGAACGCCGGACGAATTGGATACGCGCGGCGCGATTCTGTTTTTGGAAGACACCGGCACGCGGCCTTACGCGATTGACCGAATGTTGCAGCAGTTACGATTGGCAGGGAAATTCGATGAAGTTCAAGGAATCATATTTGGCGAAATGACCGACTGCGTACAGCACGCTGAGCAAGGATATTCCATTCAGGACGTTTTGGCGGAATGTACGGCTGATTTGGGAATTCCGGTCATGTTCGGTTTGCCCAGTGGCCATAGCCCAATTGGAAATTTAACCTTGCCGCTTGGCGTAATGGCGACGCTCGACGCTGAGCGCGGTGCGTTGAGCGTGAATGAAGCGGCTGTGCGATAG
- a CDS encoding peptidoglycan DD-metalloendopeptidase family protein — MRLKNQQFKRMFVMFLAALVVFSNLVTLQAQNVRRRAPERVNEEEQGNPSELHYLPKYNRAAMDNHVRDGGENVGIEEDLAANNAGAVPPQLLETAEALHWNSAAGRAAVADQLAIDLSENQADDSQAAQKQLSVTGNPLSVIFNGQNVCTIPDVTIPSSGCCSYTINDQLNSRDVRYRQPYHVFTMGTDAQREQAARNFAATVRASMPMFLPYKNSHVYPGGGWLYDGGSFHGAIDYSRDNAQEGVDASFGVYSVADGTVVSKLWDDLMGNVVVIEHVAPNGDRYRTTYMHLRNGFTNDVAKAKAVPAGDTSKDSDGNYSRQYKYYKFAHKATHDPLYWGTDNQTIKVDVGDTVYAGQQIAWSGNTGYGGAGWGLDNNGNVTNKATANNHLHLMTTVPDPRPSNPNDWVQVDPYGVYAEADTNGGCYDLLDDTPYVRLFAPFYSNFHNVPANVVSKYFGYYPGMGYALQTLSIHRNGNDLLASGSFQRNLPSAWKARFYMTGSDFQYWFDEYHGQGLRPREISVTRDGSGNPRFNVIWKKRNGEGYYTHFGLTDAEWAQKWNEHVTNGGMVVEEHVAYDTNSGVRHTGVFVSSPKPVTYEVHYLSSLTLTSLLPALKAQGYKQTNIDVEEINGGRLYGGIWRKIPGTYAMEYNLTPQEYQTAFEDYSALGYRLYRIQGYSDSDRFAAIWTK, encoded by the coding sequence ATGAGATTGAAAAATCAGCAATTCAAACGAATGTTTGTGATGTTCCTGGCGGCTTTGGTGGTGTTTTCAAACTTGGTCACGTTGCAAGCGCAAAATGTGCGTCGTCGCGCGCCGGAGCGCGTGAATGAAGAAGAGCAGGGAAATCCGTCCGAACTGCACTACCTGCCGAAGTACAACCGCGCAGCGATGGACAATCACGTTCGCGACGGCGGTGAGAATGTCGGAATCGAAGAGGACCTGGCGGCAAATAATGCCGGTGCCGTGCCGCCGCAGCTTCTGGAAACCGCAGAAGCGTTGCATTGGAACTCCGCAGCCGGTCGCGCAGCAGTCGCCGATCAACTGGCGATTGATTTGTCGGAAAACCAGGCCGACGACAGTCAAGCGGCGCAAAAACAACTCAGCGTGACAGGCAATCCGTTGTCGGTGATTTTCAATGGCCAGAATGTTTGCACCATCCCGGATGTCACGATTCCCAGTTCCGGATGTTGCAGTTACACCATCAACGACCAACTCAACAGCCGCGATGTTCGCTATCGCCAGCCATACCACGTGTTCACGATGGGAACGGACGCTCAGCGCGAACAGGCTGCGCGCAATTTTGCGGCGACCGTCCGCGCCAGCATGCCTATGTTTTTGCCGTACAAAAACAGCCACGTCTATCCGGGTGGAGGTTGGCTGTATGACGGCGGCAGCTTCCATGGCGCGATTGATTATTCGCGCGACAACGCACAGGAAGGCGTAGATGCGAGTTTTGGCGTGTATTCCGTTGCCGATGGAACCGTGGTCTCAAAACTCTGGGATGATCTGATGGGCAACGTCGTCGTAATTGAGCACGTGGCTCCCAACGGGGATCGTTACCGCACGACGTACATGCATTTGCGCAATGGGTTTACGAACGACGTGGCAAAGGCCAAAGCCGTTCCCGCAGGTGACACGTCCAAAGACAGCGATGGAAATTACTCGCGCCAGTACAAGTATTATAAGTTTGCGCATAAAGCCACGCACGATCCGTTGTACTGGGGAACCGACAACCAGACCATTAAAGTTGATGTCGGCGATACCGTGTACGCGGGACAGCAAATCGCCTGGAGCGGCAACACGGGTTACGGCGGCGCTGGCTGGGGCTTGGACAACAATGGCAATGTGACCAACAAAGCGACGGCGAATAACCACTTGCATCTGATGACCACCGTGCCCGATCCGCGCCCGTCGAATCCGAATGATTGGGTTCAGGTTGATCCTTACGGCGTGTATGCCGAAGCAGACACGAACGGCGGTTGCTACGATCTGTTGGATGATACGCCGTATGTTCGATTGTTCGCGCCGTTTTACTCGAATTTCCACAACGTGCCGGCGAACGTCGTGTCGAAATACTTCGGCTACTATCCTGGAATGGGCTACGCGTTGCAGACGCTCAGCATTCATCGAAATGGCAACGACCTGCTGGCTTCCGGTTCATTCCAAAGAAATCTGCCTTCGGCCTGGAAAGCGAGGTTTTATATGACCGGTTCGGATTTCCAATACTGGTTTGACGAATATCACGGGCAAGGTTTGCGACCACGCGAAATCTCCGTGACGCGCGATGGTTCCGGCAACCCGCGATTCAATGTCATCTGGAAAAAACGCAATGGCGAAGGCTATTACACGCATTTCGGATTGACCGACGCCGAGTGGGCGCAGAAATGGAATGAGCACGTAACCAACGGCGGGATGGTGGTCGAAGAGCACGTGGCTTATGACACCAACAGCGGCGTGCGCCACACGGGCGTGTTCGTCAGTTCGCCGAAACCGGTCACGTATGAGGTGCATTACCTGAGTTCGCTGACGCTGACCTCATTACTGCCAGCGCTCAAAGCCCAGGGGTACAAGCAGACCAACATTGATGTGGAAGAAATCAATGGCGGACGGTTGTACGGCGGCATCTGGCGCAAAATTCCCGGTACGTATGCGATGGAATACAACCTGACTCCGCAGGAGTATCAAACTGCATTTGAAGATTACAGCGCACTTGGGTACAGGCTGTACCGAATCCAGGGCTATTCCGATTCGGATCGTTTTGCCGCAATCTGGACGAAATAA
- a CDS encoding response regulator, translating to MTDQLPRILIAEDDDEQRTALKLMLKLSKFAVSEACDGNEVVNCVRQERPDLVLMDLSLPILDGMQATRELRRQSEFHDLPIIFVTGYDQQETIDDIKACGGTDYVSKPIEFDDLKKMIERYLAAR from the coding sequence ATGACAGACCAGCTCCCTCGAATTTTGATCGCCGAAGATGACGATGAACAGCGAACTGCTCTGAAGCTGATGCTGAAGCTGAGCAAGTTTGCCGTCAGCGAAGCCTGTGACGGCAACGAAGTTGTGAATTGTGTTCGGCAGGAACGGCCCGACCTGGTGTTGATGGATTTGTCCTTGCCCATTCTTGACGGGATGCAAGCCACGCGCGAATTGCGCAGACAATCGGAATTCCACGACCTGCCAATCATCTTCGTCACAGGGTACGACCAACAGGAAACCATAGACGACATCAAAGCCTGCGGCGGCACCGATTACGTCAGCAAGCCGATTGAGTTCGACGATTTGAAGAAGATGATCGAACGTTACCTGGCCGCCAGATGA
- a CDS encoding exo-alpha-sialidase, giving the protein MPRWIAFCFIILGCFVARPFLLANQSSRDVAKSIARVMLHKWSDDQITWFLPRTTVVPSPKGAKILMTLQEIGGSDYYGPVKWRESADLGKTWSEIRDVPGWGRRKLEDGTELAVCDVAPEYHAKTKTVLAIGHTIFYREGKYFPEQPQRNPVYVVRDAGGNWSKPQKLVWDDSRGSRIYTAGCAERVNLENGDILLPMSFAPVGRTDYSVAVALCSFDGRVLKIQRLGNELRNTTKRGLLEPSIVQFGDKFYLTIRAEDGRGYVAVSSDGLTWAEPQAWSWDNGEPLEMSTTQQHWLKHSDALYLVYMRKATENANVMRWRAPLYMALVDQKTMRLVRSTERVVFPLIGDGINAPTLVPHYGNFHTMMLNREQSLILAGEVIPANFHGDLLMARIWWATPNQFAAPKRR; this is encoded by the coding sequence ATGCCTCGATGGATTGCTTTCTGTTTCATCATTCTGGGCTGTTTTGTCGCTCGACCTTTCCTCTTGGCCAATCAAAGCTCCCGTGATGTCGCCAAATCCATTGCGCGCGTCATGCTGCACAAATGGAGCGACGACCAAATCACCTGGTTTTTGCCGCGTACGACGGTTGTGCCTTCTCCAAAGGGCGCGAAAATTTTGATGACGCTGCAGGAAATCGGCGGCTCGGATTATTACGGGCCGGTCAAATGGCGGGAATCTGCTGATCTGGGCAAAACCTGGAGCGAGATTCGCGACGTTCCTGGCTGGGGCCGGCGCAAGCTTGAAGATGGAACGGAGTTGGCCGTTTGCGATGTCGCACCGGAATATCACGCCAAAACCAAAACAGTACTGGCCATCGGCCACACCATTTTTTACCGCGAAGGCAAATACTTTCCTGAACAGCCGCAACGCAATCCGGTATATGTGGTTCGTGATGCGGGCGGCAATTGGTCTAAGCCGCAGAAGTTGGTTTGGGACGACTCGCGCGGCAGTCGGATTTATACCGCTGGGTGTGCGGAGCGAGTGAATCTGGAAAACGGAGATATTCTGTTGCCGATGTCATTTGCGCCGGTTGGCCGCACGGATTATTCCGTTGCAGTTGCGCTTTGTTCGTTTGATGGACGCGTACTGAAAATCCAACGCCTGGGCAATGAGCTTCGCAACACGACCAAGCGCGGGTTGCTGGAACCTTCGATTGTGCAATTCGGCGACAAGTTTTATCTGACCATTCGCGCCGAAGATGGTCGCGGTTATGTCGCAGTTTCCAGCGACGGGCTGACCTGGGCGGAACCACAAGCCTGGAGTTGGGACAACGGCGAGCCGCTGGAGATGTCCACCACGCAGCAACATTGGTTGAAACATTCGGATGCGCTGTATTTGGTTTACATGCGCAAGGCGACGGAAAACGCGAATGTGATGCGTTGGCGCGCGCCGTTGTATATGGCTTTGGTGGATCAAAAAACAATGCGTCTGGTTCGGTCAACCGAACGAGTCGTGTTTCCGCTGATTGGCGACGGCATCAATGCGCCAACGCTGGTTCCTCACTATGGCAATTTCCACACGATGATGCTCAACCGTGAACAATCGCTGATCCTGGCGGGCGAAGTGATCCCGGCGAACTTTCACGGCGATTTGTTAATGGCCAGAATCTGGTGGGCAACCCCGAATCAGTTTGCAGCGCCAAAGCGCCGATAG
- a CDS encoding XisI protein, which yields MDKLNNYRKIIKAVLGRHAAQTPSIGQVVTSPVFDENNDNYMVVDMGWDPTGRVHAVVLHLHLLNEKIWVEVDETENGITQELLDAGIPKEDIVLGFYRPERRKLTEFAVA from the coding sequence ATGGATAAACTGAACAATTACCGAAAAATCATCAAGGCTGTTTTAGGTCGCCACGCTGCGCAAACGCCAAGCATAGGACAGGTTGTTACTTCTCCAGTGTTTGATGAAAACAACGACAACTATATGGTTGTGGATATGGGCTGGGACCCGACTGGGCGTGTTCATGCGGTTGTTCTCCATCTTCACCTTCTCAATGAAAAAATTTGGGTAGAAGTGGATGAAACGGAAAATGGAATTACTCAAGAATTGCTGGATGCCGGGATTCCCAAAGAAGACATTGTCTTAGGATTTTATCGCCCTGAACGGCGCAAATTGACGGAATTTGCCGTCGCTTAA
- a CDS encoding XisH family protein, which translates to MVQDAYHQEVKRALVKDGWTITDDPFYILYKGTRAYADLAAEKPMAAQKGERKIVVEIKVFGTPSPMTELERAVGQYGIYRTFLKRLSPERELFLAIALDIWQDFFLKSAVQDIVADHQISILVFSPEIEEVVQWIN; encoded by the coding sequence ATGGTTCAGGATGCATATCATCAGGAAGTAAAAAGGGCGTTGGTCAAAGATGGATGGACGATCACTGATGACCCTTTTTATATCTTGTATAAAGGCACAAGAGCTTATGCCGATCTTGCCGCTGAAAAGCCGATGGCTGCTCAAAAAGGCGAGCGAAAAATTGTTGTTGAAATCAAGGTCTTCGGAACGCCATCGCCGATGACAGAGCTGGAAAGAGCTGTTGGGCAATATGGAATTTACCGAACCTTTTTGAAACGATTGAGTCCAGAAAGGGAGTTGTTCCTGGCAATTGCCTTGGACATTTGGCAGGATTTTTTCTTAAAATCGGCGGTGCAGGATATTGTTGCTGATCACCAAATTTCCATACTGGTTTTCAGCCCTGAAATTGAGGAAGTTGTCCAATGGATAAACTGA
- a CDS encoding DUF1501 domain-containing protein, whose product MNLKQQFEQHLTRRQLFGLGAKGIGIAALASLLKQEGLASPVLGEERDPKTGGLTGLPHFAPKVKRVIFLHQSGGPSQIETFDYKPSLEKLHGTELPDSIRHGQRITGMTSGQSAFPCVKSLFKFSQHGKSGTWVSELLPHTAKVVDELTIIKSMHTDAINHDPAITFIQTGFQQPGRPSFGSWVSYGLGSENQNLPAYIVLLSTAHALNTDQPLFSRLWSSGFLPSSYQGVRLRGGAMPVLYLEDPPGVNKTSRRQMLDAVAKLNQMKHEDYGDPEIETRITQYEMAYRMQTSVPDLMDLSKEPDGTFEMYGPESRRPGTYAANCLLARRLAERGVRFIQLYHRGWDQHNDLPRDLALQCGGTDQPTAALVADLKQRGLLEDTLIVWGGEFGRTVYCQGKLTDANYGRDHHPRNFAMWLAGGGVKKGFSLGETDDYSYNVVSDPVAVYDLQATILHLLGIDHKRLTYRFQGRDFRLTDVHGELVEKVLA is encoded by the coding sequence TTGACGCGTCGCCAACTATTCGGGCTGGGCGCAAAAGGCATTGGCATTGCGGCGCTGGCTTCCCTATTGAAACAGGAAGGACTGGCTTCGCCGGTGCTGGGCGAAGAGCGCGATCCAAAAACCGGCGGGTTGACGGGTTTGCCGCATTTTGCGCCGAAGGTGAAGCGCGTAATTTTTCTGCATCAATCGGGCGGGCCTTCGCAAATTGAAACCTTTGATTACAAACCGTCGCTGGAAAAGCTGCACGGAACCGAATTACCCGATTCGATTCGCCACGGGCAACGCATCACTGGCATGACCAGCGGCCAAAGCGCGTTTCCCTGCGTCAAATCGTTGTTCAAGTTTTCGCAACACGGCAAATCCGGAACCTGGGTCAGCGAATTGTTGCCGCACACCGCCAAAGTCGTGGATGAACTGACGATCATCAAATCCATGCACACCGACGCCATCAACCACGACCCGGCGATCACGTTTATTCAAACCGGATTTCAACAGCCGGGCCGACCGAGTTTCGGTTCGTGGGTGAGTTACGGTTTGGGCAGCGAAAATCAAAACCTTCCGGCATACATCGTGCTGCTTTCGACGGCGCACGCGCTGAACACCGACCAGCCGTTGTTTTCGCGCTTGTGGTCGAGCGGCTTTCTGCCATCAAGTTACCAAGGCGTGCGACTTCGCGGCGGAGCCATGCCAGTGCTGTATTTGGAAGATCCTCCGGGCGTGAACAAAACTTCGCGCCGCCAGATGCTGGATGCCGTCGCCAAACTCAACCAGATGAAGCACGAGGATTACGGCGACCCCGAAATCGAAACGCGTATCACGCAATACGAAATGGCCTATCGCATGCAAACCAGCGTGCCCGATTTGATGGACTTGTCGAAAGAACCGGACGGCACGTTTGAAATGTACGGCCCCGAATCGCGCAGGCCTGGAACTTACGCGGCGAATTGTTTGCTGGCGCGACGATTGGCCGAACGCGGCGTGCGTTTCATTCAGCTTTATCATCGCGGATGGGATCAGCATAACGATTTGCCGCGCGATCTGGCGCTGCAATGCGGCGGAACCGATCAACCGACGGCAGCGTTGGTTGCGGATTTGAAACAACGCGGCTTGCTGGAAGACACCTTGATTGTCTGGGGCGGGGAATTCGGACGCACGGTGTATTGCCAGGGCAAATTGACCGACGCGAATTACGGACGCGATCACCACCCGCGAAACTTTGCCATGTGGTTGGCGGGCGGCGGCGTCAAAAAAGGCTTCAGCCTGGGTGAAACCGACGATTACAGTTACAACGTCGTCAGTGATCCGGTAGCGGTATATGACCTGCAAGCGACGATTCTGCATCTGCTGGGCATTGATCATAAACGCCTGACATACCGGTTCCAGGGACGCGATTTTCGGTTGACGGATGTTCACGGAGAATTGGTCGAAAAGGTGTTGGCGTAA